A window of Castanea sativa cultivar Marrone di Chiusa Pesio chromosome 1, ASM4071231v1 contains these coding sequences:
- the LOC142611107 gene encoding EG45-like domain containing protein 2, which yields MRHLVIMAIVFGLISRVLGDICTAASYGPPYMPTRCNGNQQEQFPPGNLFVAVSEGLWDNGAACGRRYRLRCLSGNNKPCKDGTIDVKVVDYCPQSPCPSTLLILSNAFAAISRSPKAKINVEYIQI from the exons ATGAGGCACTTGGTGATCATGGCAATTGTGTTTGGCTTAATAAGCCGAGTTCTTGGGGACATATGCACAGCTGCTTCTTATGGTCCTCCATATATGC CTACAAGGTGCAATGGAAATCAACAAGAACAGTTCCCTCCGGGAAATCTTTTTGTGGCAGTGAGTGAGGGATTGTGGGATAATGGTGCTGCTTGTGGGAGGCGTTATAGGCTGAGGTGCTTAAGTGGAAATAACAAACCATGTAAGGACGGTACCATTGATGTTAAGGTGGTGGATTACTGCCCACAATCGCCGTGCCCTTCTACCCTCCTCATTTTGAGTAATGCTTTTGCAGCCATCTCACGCTCTCCCAAAGCAAAAATTAATGTCGAATATATCCA gatataa